GCGAGCACTGCACCTACCCAGCTACCAAGTCCGCCACAGACACACACAGCTATAGCGAAAATTAGAACATCATATCCCGCTTTCACCGTTATATTGCCTAAGGGAAGTATAACCAGGGCAGCAAGGCCAGCAAGGGCGGAGCCGAGAGCCATGGCTATAGTCGCTGTAAAGTCTGAATCTATGCCCAACATCAAAGCGGCACGCTCATCCTGGGCTATGGCTCTTAAAGCTAATCCAACTCTGGTATGGTGAGTAAAAAGCGTTAGTATTAATACCAGCCCCGCTCCTATACCTATAATGCAAATCCGCTGCAAATCAACCGGAACACCTGCTATAGTCACAGAACCCTCAATAAATGCCGGAAGGGTATAGGTCATGCCTCTAAATCCAGCCCAGCGTAAAAATTCTAATGCAGCTAAGCCGATAGCATAAGTGGCTATAATTTCCGATACCGGCATGCCTCTTACACGGATGAGGACAACCTGATATATAGCAGCACCAATCCCTGCGGTGATGGCTAAAGATAGGATAATAGCCGGC
The nucleotide sequence above comes from Deltaproteobacteria bacterium. Encoded proteins:
- a CDS encoding branched-chain amino acid ABC transporter permease, which produces MDLAIYGLINSLQLALIAIGFALVYGVSRLPNFAHGALYILTGFAAWSFLSGMGIPYLPAIILSLAITAGIGAAIYQVVLIRVRGMPVSEIIATYAIGLAALEFLRWAGFRGMTYTLPAFIEGSVTIAGVPVDLQRICIIGIGAGLVLILTLFTHHTRVGLALRAIAQDERAALMLGIDSDFTATIAMALGSALAGLAALVILPLGNITVKAGYDVLIFAIAVCVCGGLGSWVGAVLAAFIIGYAQIITVSYIAPHFHLVVALLAIIFILIFKPSGLFARQKELEERV